The following coding sequences lie in one Treponema socranskii subsp. buccale genomic window:
- the galE gene encoding UDP-glucose 4-epimerase GalE: MNVLVIGGAGYIGSHVVKELMKQKHRVTVFDNLSSGLRQNLFKENEFIYGTILIPGDLDAAFAKGFDAFIHLAAFKAAGESMIAPEKYSINNINGTLNILNAAVSHGCKRMVFSSSAAVFGEPQYLPIDEGHPKHPENYYGYTKLSIEEFMAWYEKLRGLRFAALRYFNAAGYDVDGELCGLEQNPANLLPVIMEVACGMREKLKIFGSDYDTRDGTCIRDYVHVSDLAAAHVKALEYIAEHDESISVNLGSEKGMTVTEMVEAARRITGRPIPADYVARRAGDPASLVATSKYAYEKLGWKAQYSDTDTLVRTTWNAYQKYNGLVKN, translated from the coding sequence ATGAACGTATTGGTAATCGGCGGCGCCGGATATATCGGCAGCCACGTCGTTAAAGAATTGATGAAGCAAAAGCACCGCGTAACCGTTTTCGACAATCTTTCGAGCGGTCTGCGCCAAAATCTTTTTAAAGAAAACGAATTCATATACGGAACGATTTTGATCCCGGGCGATTTGGACGCGGCCTTTGCAAAAGGCTTTGACGCCTTTATACACTTGGCGGCTTTCAAAGCGGCAGGCGAATCGATGATCGCTCCCGAAAAATATTCTATTAACAATATCAACGGCACGCTCAATATCTTAAATGCAGCCGTCTCTCACGGCTGCAAGCGCATGGTGTTTTCGTCGTCCGCAGCCGTATTCGGAGAACCGCAGTATCTTCCGATAGACGAAGGCCATCCGAAACATCCCGAAAATTATTACGGCTATACGAAGCTTTCGATCGAAGAGTTTATGGCGTGGTACGAAAAACTGCGAGGCCTGCGCTTTGCAGCGCTCCGCTATTTTAACGCGGCAGGTTACGACGTCGACGGAGAACTCTGCGGCCTCGAACAAAATCCCGCAAACCTTTTGCCGGTGATCATGGAAGTCGCCTGCGGTATGCGCGAAAAGCTCAAAATATTCGGCAGCGACTACGATACGCGCGACGGAACCTGTATCCGCGACTACGTGCACGTAAGCGATTTGGCCGCCGCCCACGTAAAAGCGCTCGAATACATCGCAGAACACGACGAAAGCATTTCGGTAAATCTCGGAAGCGAAAAAGGTATGACGGTGACGGAAATGGTCGAAGCCGCGCGGCGCATCACAGGCCGCCCGATTCCCGCCGACTATGTCGCGCGCCGTGCAGGAGATCCCGCATCTCTCGTTGCGACGAGCAAATATGCGTACGAAAAGCTCGGCTGGAAAGCGCAGTATTCCGATACGGATACGCTCGTCCGAACGACGTGGAACGCATATCAAAAATACAACGGGCTTGTTAAAAACTAA
- a CDS encoding sugar ABC transporter substrate-binding protein — protein MKHRGFLCALAAAALCTAAASAAPAKRISLKVWESAGPEQEFIVWAIKEFRKTHNRTTITYEPVGSTDTRAKIELDGPAGVGADVFVAPHDHIGALVNGGHVVANTTAGYLDPFISAAKTAATYKGKVYGYPLGIETYGLFYNKKIIKTPPKTWEDIVAFAKTYNNKAQNKYALVWPVGDGYYEYMFMSAFGAQLFGPNGSDRRQHNINSPAAIKGLTYLQNLRKKILDVPSADMTGDFCNSSFIEGKAAMIITGPWKISDFTKSGVDFGITTLPEFPGQNKPATSFSGVRLAFVSSYSENAEEAAAFAAFITSKEALMKRFEITKQIPPRMDITTNDPVSNGILAQTKYAIPMPTIPQMGTYWSAMNAAYAGIWDGDNVEKDLNAAAAAMDAAR, from the coding sequence ATGAAACATAGAGGATTTTTATGTGCGCTCGCAGCGGCGGCTTTGTGCACGGCTGCGGCATCTGCGGCGCCCGCAAAGCGTATTTCGCTTAAAGTATGGGAATCGGCCGGCCCGGAACAGGAGTTCATCGTTTGGGCTATAAAAGAATTCAGAAAAACGCATAACCGAACAACGATCACGTACGAACCCGTCGGATCGACGGACACGCGTGCAAAGATCGAATTGGACGGACCGGCGGGCGTGGGTGCCGACGTTTTCGTCGCTCCCCACGATCATATCGGGGCTCTTGTAAACGGCGGACACGTCGTTGCGAATACGACGGCAGGCTACCTCGATCCGTTTATTTCGGCGGCGAAAACGGCCGCGACGTATAAAGGCAAAGTCTACGGATATCCGCTCGGCATTGAAACCTACGGTCTTTTTTATAATAAAAAAATTATCAAAACGCCTCCCAAAACGTGGGAAGACATCGTCGCCTTTGCAAAGACGTATAACAACAAAGCGCAAAACAAATATGCGCTCGTGTGGCCGGTCGGCGACGGCTATTACGAATATATGTTTATGAGCGCATTCGGCGCGCAGCTTTTCGGACCGAACGGCAGCGACAGACGGCAGCACAATATCAACAGCCCTGCTGCGATAAAAGGCTTGACTTATCTGCAAAATCTGCGTAAAAAGATCCTCGACGTTCCGTCCGCCGATATGACGGGAGATTTTTGCAATTCTTCGTTTATCGAAGGAAAGGCGGCTATGATCATCACCGGACCGTGGAAGATCTCGGACTTTACGAAATCCGGTGTCGACTTCGGCATCACGACGCTTCCGGAATTTCCGGGACAAAATAAACCGGCAACTTCGTTTTCCGGCGTACGTCTCGCGTTCGTCAGCTCGTATTCCGAAAATGCGGAAGAAGCGGCCGCATTCGCCGCGTTTATTACGAGCAAAGAAGCGCTTATGAAACGTTTCGAAATCACCAAACAGATTCCGCCGCGAATGGACATCACGACGAACGATCCGGTTTCGAACGGAATTTTGGCGCAGACAAAGTATGCCATTCCCATGCCGACGATTCCTCAAATGGGTACGTATTGGTCGGCGATGAATGCGGCCTATGCCGGCATTTGGGACGGCGATAACGTTGAAAAAGACCTCAACGCTGCGGCCGCCGCAATGGACGCCGCTCGCTGA
- a CDS encoding glycoside hydrolase family 13 protein: protein MNFAAIEHRSFDNYCYPLDKDTLSIHIRTGKDIRRVTLVWGDPFDRGLMGGAWNWIGKRTEMTDVRELPDHLWWSLTVKPEFKRCQYYFELDDGGQTLCYVENGFFTQADLKKQTFPFIFIFPWMNEADICTPPEWPENTVWYQIFPSRFCRGGKADTNAYRKWAPPDKTVTNEERYGGNLQGITDKLDYLARLGITGLYLNPVNRSPSQHKYDTTDYLRIDESFGTNDDMKRLVSEAHRRGIRVMLDGVFNHTGTDFFAWQDVLKNRDKSKYASWYIVNNFNFAGSGKARHGDYYTFAFADGMPKLNTNNPEVREYLLNVCETWVKEYDIDALRMDVANELSHVFCRELHERMRKLKSDFYIVGEIWHNSMPWLRGDEFDAVMNYPLSNAVFDFASSPETDTRTLERNINYCLTMYYSQTTRVQFNLLDSHDTVRLVTKTKNRDKTLQQLVFLFAMPGSVCMYYGTEVLLEGAHDPDNRRCMPWKEIESGKYDEQIDFTKKLIALRRTHRALRSADLRFIYEGAAKADSRLVHIRKFADGETADIVFNFGCEDVSIADTGGKPVMSGAYESGILHRDGFIVTIA, encoded by the coding sequence ATGAACTTTGCCGCAATTGAACACCGTTCGTTTGACAATTACTGTTATCCGCTTGATAAAGATACGCTTTCGATACACATACGCACCGGAAAAGATATTCGGCGCGTAACGCTTGTTTGGGGCGATCCGTTTGACCGCGGCCTCATGGGAGGTGCGTGGAATTGGATCGGAAAACGCACGGAAATGACGGACGTACGTGAGCTGCCCGATCACCTGTGGTGGTCTCTCACGGTAAAGCCCGAATTCAAACGATGTCAATATTATTTTGAACTCGACGACGGCGGGCAAACGCTGTGCTATGTCGAAAACGGTTTTTTTACGCAAGCGGATTTGAAAAAGCAAACTTTTCCTTTCATATTTATATTTCCGTGGATGAACGAAGCCGATATCTGTACGCCGCCCGAATGGCCGGAAAATACGGTGTGGTACCAAATTTTTCCGTCGCGTTTTTGCAGGGGCGGCAAAGCCGATACAAATGCGTATCGCAAATGGGCGCCTCCCGACAAAACGGTAACGAATGAAGAGCGATACGGCGGTAATCTGCAGGGTATTACCGACAAGCTCGATTACCTTGCGCGGCTCGGCATAACCGGTTTGTATCTCAATCCCGTCAACCGCTCTCCGTCGCAGCATAAATACGATACGACCGATTACCTGCGGATAGACGAATCGTTCGGTACGAATGACGATATGAAGCGCCTCGTATCGGAAGCGCACAGGCGCGGCATCCGCGTTATGCTCGACGGTGTTTTCAATCATACGGGCACGGATTTTTTTGCATGGCAAGACGTGCTTAAAAACCGCGACAAATCGAAATACGCATCGTGGTATATCGTCAATAATTTCAATTTCGCCGGCAGCGGTAAAGCGCGGCACGGCGATTATTATACGTTTGCATTTGCGGACGGCATGCCCAAGCTCAATACGAACAATCCCGAAGTACGGGAATATTTGCTGAACGTGTGCGAAACGTGGGTGAAAGAATACGATATCGATGCGCTTCGTATGGATGTTGCAAACGAACTGTCGCACGTTTTCTGCCGCGAACTGCATGAGCGTATGCGTAAACTGAAAAGCGATTTTTATATCGTCGGGGAAATATGGCATAATTCGATGCCGTGGCTGCGCGGCGACGAATTCGATGCGGTTATGAATTATCCGCTTTCGAATGCCGTTTTCGATTTCGCCTCTTCGCCTGAAACGGATACGCGGACGCTTGAGAGGAATATCAATTATTGCCTTACGATGTATTACAGCCAGACGACTCGCGTACAGTTCAATTTATTGGACAGCCACGATACGGTAAGGCTCGTTACAAAGACGAAAAACCGCGACAAAACGTTGCAGCAGCTTGTGTTTTTGTTCGCGATGCCCGGCAGCGTATGCATGTATTACGGCACCGAAGTGCTTCTCGAAGGAGCCCACGATCCCGACAACAGACGGTGTATGCCGTGGAAAGAAATCGAAAGCGGCAAATACGACGAGCAAATCGATTTTACGAAAAAGTTGATCGCGCTCCGCCGCACGCACCGCGCACTTCGAAGCGCCGACCTGCGCTTTATATATGAAGGAGCGGCAAAAGCCGATTCCCGCCTTGTGCATATACGCAAATTTGCCGATGGGGAAACGGCGGATATCGTGTTTAATTTCGGATGTGAAGACGTCAGTATCGCCGATACAGGCGGAAAACCGGTAATGAGCGGCGCGTACGAATCGGGTATACTGCATAGGGACGGATTCATCGTAACGATTGCATAA
- a CDS encoding M20 family metallo-hydrolase, with protein MNNDTKQKLFDYIASSKRDIVALETLLTSHPSLAPENGGQGEIEKCEALIAWLREQGFTNIERYDAPDPRVASGIRPNAVATLPGKSDDFSVWVMAHLDVVPVGEKSLWHSDPWKVVEKDGKLYGRGVEDNQQGLTSGVFAALAYMKCGIVPEHTVKLLFMADEEVGSEYGIKYLLKAHKLFRKEDIIVIPDGGDAKGETIEVAEKNILWLRFRVTGKQTHGSRPDTGCNACLASDALALSLHDMKDVFNKRDPLFTPDCSTFEPTMRMQNVGSINIIPGEDVFCMDCRIIPCYTLKEVYAEVDTRCKAIEKKYGVKIEYTMPQAGESPATPVDAPVVQKLSEALKAVHGKTARTIGIGGGTVAAPLRELGYNAAVWSTLDDMAHQPDEYCILDNIVSDAQTLAFLFGA; from the coding sequence ATGAATAACGATACGAAACAAAAACTCTTCGATTATATTGCATCTTCGAAACGCGATATCGTTGCGCTCGAAACGCTTTTGACGAGCCATCCCTCCCTCGCTCCGGAAAACGGCGGACAGGGCGAAATCGAAAAATGCGAAGCGCTTATCGCGTGGCTCCGCGAACAGGGTTTTACGAATATCGAACGATACGACGCGCCCGATCCGCGCGTTGCAAGCGGCATCCGCCCGAACGCGGTCGCGACCCTTCCCGGCAAATCGGACGATTTTTCGGTGTGGGTTATGGCGCACTTGGATGTCGTACCCGTCGGTGAAAAATCGCTGTGGCATTCCGATCCGTGGAAAGTCGTCGAAAAAGACGGCAAGCTCTACGGGCGCGGCGTCGAAGACAATCAGCAGGGGCTCACGTCCGGCGTCTTTGCAGCCCTCGCGTATATGAAGTGCGGCATCGTCCCCGAACACACGGTCAAACTTTTATTTATGGCCGACGAAGAAGTGGGCAGCGAATACGGCATAAAATATTTATTAAAAGCGCACAAGCTTTTCCGCAAAGAAGACATCATCGTCATTCCCGACGGCGGAGACGCAAAGGGAGAAACGATCGAAGTCGCCGAAAAAAATATTTTATGGCTCCGCTTCCGCGTAACGGGCAAACAGACGCACGGCTCGCGTCCAGACACCGGATGCAACGCCTGTCTTGCCTCCGATGCCCTTGCGCTTTCGCTCCACGATATGAAAGACGTGTTCAACAAACGCGATCCGCTTTTTACGCCCGACTGTTCGACCTTCGAGCCGACGATGCGGATGCAAAACGTCGGCAGCATCAATATCATTCCGGGAGAAGACGTGTTCTGCATGGACTGCAGGATCATCCCGTGCTACACGCTCAAAGAAGTGTACGCTGAAGTCGATACGCGCTGCAAAGCGATAGAAAAAAAATACGGCGTAAAAATCGAATATACGATGCCGCAGGCAGGCGAATCGCCCGCGACTCCCGTCGACGCTCCCGTCGTGCAAAAGCTTTCCGAAGCGCTGAAAGCGGTGCACGGAAAAACCGCACGCACGATCGGTATCGGAGGCGGCACCGTCGCAGCTCCGCTTCGGGAGCTCGGCTACAACGCCGCCGTATGGAGCACGCTAGACGACATGGCTCATCAACCCGATGAATACTGCATCCTCGACAATATCGTTTCCGACGCGCAGACGCTCGCATTTTTGTTCGGCGCCTGA
- a CDS encoding type II toxin-antitoxin system RelE family toxin, with product MKVEYAPTASKQFSRLNKPLQNRIKKYMSEIASLDNPRSRGKALTSNLSGLWRYRIGDYRILCRIHDDKLIITVIGIGHRSTVYR from the coding sequence ATGAAAGTCGAATATGCTCCGACAGCGAGCAAGCAATTTTCACGGCTCAATAAGCCGCTTCAAAACCGAATCAAAAAATATATGAGTGAAATTGCCTCACTTGATAATCCGCGTTCCCGGGGGAAAGCGCTTACTTCAAATCTTTCAGGACTATGGCGGTACCGCATCGGCGATTACCGCATTTTATGCCGCATCCATGACGATAAGCTAATTATCACTGTCATCGGAATCGGACACCGCTCAACGGTGTATCGATGA
- a CDS encoding glycogen-binding domain-containing protein: MKKFCALISVLLILAVHASADVSVKKLGDGNIEVTFFYGNPRAQEVVLAGDFTDWQNGALPMTKGEKGWTYVRIVPPGTVMKYKFISDGNWTEDLREPDKVDDGFGGHNGLVDVDVLVAAQSKSENAAAGASAKRAGNLKFSTWGMLGYQMKWGDGKKDTKNDLDSAGLNLTSYLKISGEALPRLPIYIEVALAEQKGFDNLYKRNVRNWDEGWKNLLVDTIFDPIYYYGGQDKAKTYLGHLKMGLNTPIVNWTTGYKYAKLSPHQNVNWNTVDKEWEAGYNEVGGFNQFDFAPLFAKLLADTGVEADVVVAPNRSADRAGSQYGMYAYGWSRFNIADFPQYIDLQYNGAYGKTYDTIFKEVMEHDIIFGYQGIYGPVTVKANALWNRYGSYDNGDGTKTLYAPATSDVGLVHDENKNFGDNSASNVNVSYSSDTVKATVGYRYRGIQANMMYVEQGADDHSNITDQLGFRNTQVIFGGADVMLLDNALTVGLDAQLTMVFNKDNDYYYDEAKKFNNKDTALIKIKPRAAYDFNPYFDFPAKLDGYIRFDAVTKSDDEFVRKDKSAFIVAEAGVRYNQTFDTAVVKGLTATYAFDNLGGEYVFNTLSADVSLLRDIVASCGIGVRTEGTKTFDDILNPFAFFIGARKKLNVAAIYKPTAYCYVLAGMDPFKEFNDGPTAYRYNTDSYTWYRNTDDRKDYDGETAIRIGLVWDL, encoded by the coding sequence ATGAAAAAGTTTTGTGCTCTCATCTCTGTCTTACTGATACTCGCCGTTCACGCATCGGCGGACGTATCGGTAAAAAAACTCGGAGACGGAAACATAGAAGTGACGTTCTTCTATGGAAATCCGCGCGCACAAGAGGTTGTCCTCGCAGGAGACTTTACCGATTGGCAAAACGGCGCCCTGCCGATGACAAAAGGTGAAAAGGGATGGACCTATGTCCGTATCGTTCCGCCGGGAACCGTTATGAAATATAAATTTATTTCAGACGGAAACTGGACGGAAGACTTACGCGAGCCGGACAAAGTGGATGACGGTTTCGGCGGACATAACGGTCTTGTCGATGTCGACGTTTTGGTTGCGGCGCAAAGCAAGTCGGAAAATGCCGCTGCAGGTGCAAGTGCGAAACGCGCCGGTAATCTGAAATTTTCAACATGGGGTATGCTCGGCTATCAGATGAAATGGGGCGACGGTAAGAAAGACACCAAAAACGACCTCGACAGTGCCGGTTTGAATCTCACTTCGTATCTTAAAATAAGCGGCGAAGCGCTTCCGCGGCTGCCTATTTACATCGAAGTGGCGCTTGCCGAACAAAAAGGTTTCGACAATCTGTATAAACGCAATGTCAGAAATTGGGACGAAGGCTGGAAAAATCTTTTGGTCGACACGATTTTCGATCCGATTTATTATTACGGAGGACAGGATAAGGCGAAAACCTATCTCGGGCACCTCAAAATGGGATTGAATACGCCGATTGTAAACTGGACGACCGGCTATAAATACGCGAAGCTTTCGCCTCATCAAAACGTAAACTGGAACACGGTCGATAAAGAATGGGAAGCGGGCTACAATGAAGTCGGCGGTTTCAACCAATTCGATTTTGCACCGCTGTTTGCAAAACTGCTCGCAGATACCGGCGTTGAAGCGGATGTCGTCGTCGCTCCGAACCGCTCTGCAGACCGCGCGGGTTCGCAGTACGGTATGTACGCCTACGGTTGGTCGCGCTTTAACATCGCCGATTTCCCGCAGTATATCGATCTCCAATATAACGGCGCATACGGCAAAACCTATGATACGATTTTCAAAGAAGTGATGGAACACGACATCATCTTCGGTTATCAGGGTATTTACGGACCCGTTACCGTAAAAGCGAACGCTCTTTGGAACCGCTACGGTTCGTACGACAACGGCGACGGAACGAAAACCCTGTACGCACCGGCGACATCCGATGTCGGTTTGGTTCACGACGAAAATAAAAACTTCGGCGATAATTCCGCTTCCAACGTAAACGTTTCATACAGCTCGGATACGGTCAAAGCGACGGTCGGCTATCGGTACCGCGGTATTCAGGCGAATATGATGTATGTCGAACAAGGAGCGGACGATCATAGCAATATCACCGATCAGCTCGGTTTCCGCAATACGCAAGTGATCTTCGGCGGCGCCGATGTCATGCTGCTCGATAACGCGCTTACCGTCGGCTTGGACGCGCAGCTTACGATGGTGTTCAACAAAGACAACGATTATTACTATGATGAAGCAAAGAAATTCAACAACAAAGATACGGCTCTCATTAAAATAAAACCGCGCGCAGCGTACGACTTCAATCCGTACTTCGATTTCCCCGCAAAGCTCGACGGCTATATCAGATTCGACGCGGTTACGAAAAGCGACGACGAATTTGTGCGCAAAGACAAGAGCGCCTTTATCGTTGCGGAAGCGGGTGTGCGTTATAACCAAACCTTCGATACGGCAGTCGTAAAAGGTTTGACTGCGACCTACGCGTTCGACAATCTCGGAGGCGAATACGTATTCAATACGCTTTCGGCGGATGTTTCGCTTTTGCGCGACATCGTGGCAAGCTGCGGTATCGGAGTCCGCACGGAAGGAACGAAAACCTTTGACGATATTTTGAATCCGTTTGCATTCTTTATCGGTGCTCGGAAAAAGCTCAACGTTGCGGCCATTTACAAGCCGACCGCGTATTGCTACGTATTGGCGGGTATGGATCCGTTCAAAGAATTCAACGACGGACCGACGGCCTATCGATACAATACCGACAGCTACACGTGGTATCGCAACACGGACGACCGAAAGGACTATGACGGTGAAACGGCAATTCGCATAGGTCTCGTGTGGGATCTCTAA
- a CDS encoding carbohydrate ABC transporter permease encodes MNNRVNPDKVRRAPVASCFFMGLGQILYLKQYLRGIILALFEVVILCCVIFGTKKIIPKDQSAYEYMQSAPDTVEMIDYLEANDWPNLAEIVLARKEKIRTYVQNSVQSWSRSIVRYYKKKDAALGAAVQNHFDDFIPGFFASVDWDDPYAVEDAVFSFVDEVNTAVDDFQSQLADKADDAYADEIDRAGEKFIDRYAAAAAKYDRKLSKATAKTALANGEMKLFDENYDGCAVCKHAAAAGRRTQGHRAFFRGPIVTAIAGLITLGSPQATTVAKYADHSIFMMINGLLCLIVLAIFFITYAYNIKSAKEDAEKIIKFNKFPTLRETRNDISQRSFAVIGITPCIILIAFFTVIPLLFSALVAFTNYSSPDHIPPNSLVDWVGFRNFVTMFSSHGSSGGQWANTFSRVALWTLVWAVLSTTTCFFTGFFFAVILQDKRIKIPELYRTVFILPYAIPQMLSLFIWANLLNGTFGPINRTLIFFKIISQGIPWLSDPMMAKLTLILVNIWIGFPYSMILITSSMTAISNSMYEAAVIDGANKWEQFRSITFPLVMYQLKPILIMQFAGNINNFGAVFFLTAGGPNLPDTISTQAGSTDILISWIFKLTMNTPNMYNIASVLSILVFIVLVPFALYNFMRTKSFKESEI; translated from the coding sequence ATGAACAATAGGGTAAACCCTGACAAAGTGAGGAGAGCTCCCGTCGCTTCGTGTTTTTTTATGGGGCTCGGGCAAATCCTGTACTTAAAACAATACCTGCGCGGTATCATCCTTGCGCTCTTTGAAGTTGTCATACTTTGCTGCGTTATCTTCGGTACAAAAAAAATCATACCGAAAGATCAGAGCGCCTACGAATATATGCAGAGCGCTCCCGATACCGTCGAGATGATCGATTATCTCGAAGCGAACGACTGGCCGAACCTTGCAGAGATCGTGCTTGCGCGCAAAGAAAAAATCCGCACCTATGTGCAAAACAGCGTGCAATCGTGGAGTCGTTCCATTGTACGCTATTACAAAAAGAAAGATGCCGCACTCGGCGCTGCGGTGCAAAATCATTTCGACGATTTTATTCCCGGCTTTTTCGCTTCGGTCGATTGGGATGATCCCTATGCCGTCGAAGATGCGGTTTTCAGTTTTGTCGATGAAGTCAATACCGCAGTCGATGATTTTCAATCTCAGCTTGCGGATAAAGCGGACGATGCCTATGCCGATGAAATCGACCGTGCCGGAGAAAAATTCATAGACCGTTACGCCGCGGCGGCCGCAAAATACGATCGCAAACTTTCCAAAGCGACGGCAAAAACGGCGCTCGCAAACGGCGAAATGAAATTGTTCGACGAAAATTACGACGGATGCGCCGTTTGCAAACATGCGGCCGCAGCCGGACGCAGAACGCAGGGACATCGCGCATTTTTCCGAGGCCCCATCGTTACCGCAATAGCAGGCTTGATTACGCTCGGTTCTCCGCAGGCGACGACGGTAGCGAAATACGCCGACCATTCGATCTTTATGATGATAAACGGTTTGCTTTGCCTCATCGTCCTTGCGATTTTTTTCATCACCTATGCATACAATATAAAATCGGCAAAAGAAGATGCCGAAAAAATAATAAAATTCAATAAATTTCCGACGCTTCGCGAAACGCGCAACGATATTTCGCAGCGTTCGTTTGCGGTGATCGGAATTACGCCGTGCATCATCCTCATAGCGTTTTTTACGGTCATACCGCTTTTGTTTTCGGCGCTCGTCGCGTTTACGAATTATTCTTCGCCGGATCACATTCCTCCGAACAGCCTCGTCGATTGGGTCGGTTTCAGAAATTTCGTAACGATGTTCAGTTCTCACGGAAGCAGCGGCGGGCAGTGGGCGAACACTTTTTCCCGCGTTGCGCTGTGGACGCTCGTTTGGGCGGTTCTTTCGACGACTACCTGCTTTTTTACGGGATTCTTTTTTGCCGTCATCCTGCAGGACAAGCGCATAAAGATTCCGGAACTGTACCGCACGGTGTTTATCCTTCCGTATGCGATCCCTCAAATGCTTTCGCTTTTTATCTGGGCGAATTTACTGAACGGAACTTTCGGGCCGATAAACCGCACGCTTATCTTTTTCAAAATCATTTCACAAGGCATACCCTGGCTCTCCGATCCGATGATGGCAAAGTTGACGCTTATACTCGTCAATATTTGGATCGGATTTCCGTACAGCATGATCCTCATCACCAGCAGTATGACTGCTATTTCAAATTCGATGTACGAAGCGGCCGTTATCGACGGCGCGAATAAGTGGGAACAGTTCAGAAGCATTACCTTCCCGCTCGTGATGTACCAGCTGAAACCGATTCTCATCATGCAGTTCGCAGGAAACATCAACAACTTCGGTGCGGTGTTTTTCCTGACCGCCGGAGGGCCGAATCTGCCCGACACGATTTCGACGCAGGCGGGATCTACGGATATCCTCATATCGTGGATATTTAAATTGACGATGAATACGCCGAATATGTACAACATCGCATCGGTGCTCTCCATTTTGGTCTTTATCGTACTCGTGCCGTTTGCACTGTACAATTTTATGCGGACGAAATCGTTCAAGGAAAGCGAAATATGA